From Deinococcus malanensis, the proteins below share one genomic window:
- the aceB gene encoding malate synthase A, producing MTQTTLTRIQYQPHPDVGRVLTAGALAFLEELHTRFDARRRELLQARKDRQQRLDAGELPDFLPETAEIRSGDWKIAPLPADLLDRRVEITGPVDRKMVINALNSGARMFMADFEDANSPTWNNCIEGQVNLMDAVRRTITLEQGGKSYRLNDTTATLLVRPRGLHLEEKHATLDGEVLSGSLFDFGLYAYHNAQERTTQGTGLYFYIPKLESHLEARWWNDVFTFTEDTLGLARGAIRATVLIETILAAFEMDEILYELREHSAGLNCGRWDYIFSFIKKFRSRDDKILPDRALVTMATPMMQNYSKLAIQTCHRRGAPAIGGMSAFIPVKSDEAANERAFTQVQADKEREATNGHDGTWVAHPGMVALATEVFDRLMPGPNQIDSGKQADLTITAAGLLTPPEGAITEAGVNTNVDVSIQYIAAWLDGRGAVPIHNLMEDAATAEISRAQLWQWAHHDQRTDESTPITPEGLTRLIDVHATRLGAEQPGREVRITAAATLLKHLVTQEQFEDFLTLPGYQHLV from the coding sequence ATGACACAGACGACCCTCACCCGCATCCAGTACCAGCCGCACCCCGACGTGGGCCGCGTGCTGACCGCAGGTGCCCTGGCATTCCTGGAAGAACTCCACACCCGTTTCGATGCCCGCCGCCGGGAGTTGCTCCAGGCCCGAAAGGACCGCCAGCAGCGCCTCGACGCCGGCGAACTCCCCGACTTCCTGCCGGAGACGGCCGAGATCCGCAGTGGCGACTGGAAAATCGCGCCGCTACCGGCTGATCTGCTCGACCGCCGGGTGGAGATCACCGGTCCGGTGGACCGCAAGATGGTCATCAACGCCCTGAACAGCGGCGCGCGTATGTTCATGGCCGACTTCGAGGACGCCAACAGCCCCACCTGGAACAACTGCATCGAGGGTCAGGTCAACCTGATGGACGCCGTACGCCGGACCATCACCCTGGAGCAGGGCGGCAAAAGCTACCGTCTGAACGACACGACCGCCACGCTGCTGGTCCGCCCGCGCGGCCTGCATCTGGAAGAAAAGCACGCCACTCTGGACGGCGAGGTGCTGTCGGGCAGCCTGTTTGACTTCGGTCTGTATGCCTACCACAACGCTCAGGAGCGCACCACCCAGGGCACCGGACTGTACTTCTACATCCCGAAGCTCGAATCGCACCTGGAGGCGCGCTGGTGGAACGACGTCTTCACCTTCACCGAGGACACCCTGGGCCTCGCGCGCGGCGCCATCCGTGCCACGGTCCTGATCGAGACCATCCTGGCTGCCTTCGAGATGGACGAGATCCTCTACGAGCTGCGTGAGCACAGCGCTGGCCTGAACTGCGGGCGCTGGGACTACATCTTCAGCTTCATCAAGAAGTTCCGCAGCCGTGATGACAAGATCCTTCCCGACCGCGCCCTGGTCACCATGGCCACGCCCATGATGCAGAACTACAGCAAGCTTGCCATCCAGACCTGCCACCGGCGCGGCGCCCCGGCCATCGGCGGCATGAGTGCCTTTATCCCTGTCAAGAGTGACGAGGCTGCCAACGAACGCGCCTTCACGCAGGTTCAGGCTGACAAGGAACGCGAGGCGACCAACGGCCATGACGGCACCTGGGTCGCGCACCCCGGCATGGTCGCCCTGGCCACCGAGGTGTTCGACCGCCTGATGCCCGGGCCCAACCAGATCGACAGCGGCAAGCAGGCTGACCTGACGATCACCGCAGCTGGCCTGCTGACCCCTCCGGAAGGAGCCATCACCGAAGCTGGCGTCAACACCAACGTGGATGTCAGCATCCAGTACATCGCCGCCTGGCTCGACGGACGCGGCGCGGTGCCCATCCACAATCTGATGGAAGATGCCGCAACAGCTGAAATCAGCCGTGCCCAGCTGTGGCAGTGGGCCCATCACGACCAGCGCACCGATGAAAGCACGCCTATCACCCCCGAGGGCCTGACCCGCCTGATCGACGTCCACGCCACGCGCCTGGGGGCCGAGCAGCCCGGTCGTGAGGTGCGCATCACGGCAGCCGCCACTCTCCTCAAGCACCTGGTCACCCAGGAACAGTTCGAGGACTTCCTGACCCTTCCCGGTTACCAGCACCTGGTCTGA
- a CDS encoding HAD family hydrolase has translation MTDSKLPSRHVAFDWGGVFTVGTFDGRSTQNLADLTGIPVERVRESYFRHVRQLEVGTWTLPHFWTVMQEEAGLPLPYDEFEALYLGSVADNLPMYDTLAALPAGVRVGLLSNNYPVVSDHLRRDVRFGRFDALVFSNEIGHKKPAPEAFAALEAAMGVPADQVAFIDDVQENIDAAYAAGFHGLLYHHDHHAAFETRLADWLGTPVKIMQ, from the coding sequence ATGACCGATTCCAAGTTGCCGTCCCGACACGTGGCCTTCGACTGGGGTGGCGTGTTTACCGTGGGAACCTTCGACGGGCGCAGCACCCAGAATCTTGCGGACCTCACCGGGATTCCGGTAGAGCGCGTCCGCGAAAGTTACTTCCGTCATGTGCGTCAGCTGGAAGTGGGTACATGGACCCTGCCACACTTCTGGACCGTGATGCAGGAAGAGGCCGGGCTGCCACTGCCGTACGATGAATTCGAGGCCCTGTACCTGGGCAGCGTGGCGGATAACCTGCCTATGTACGACACCCTGGCGGCGCTGCCCGCAGGTGTGCGGGTCGGCCTGCTCAGCAACAACTACCCAGTGGTCAGTGACCATCTGCGCCGCGACGTCCGCTTCGGGAGATTCGACGCCCTGGTGTTCAGCAACGAGATCGGTCACAAAAAGCCGGCTCCGGAGGCTTTTGCGGCCCTGGAAGCCGCGATGGGGGTTCCGGCTGACCAGGTGGCCTTCATCGATGACGTCCAGGAAAATATCGACGCTGCCTACGCGGCTGGATTTCACGGCCTGCTGTACCACCATGACCACCACGCCGCGTTTGAAACCCGCCTGGCCGACTGGCTGGGCACGCCGGTCAAAATCATGCAGTAG
- a CDS encoding DHH family phosphoesterase produces MIAYNDSSPDYAKDVRSAAEQLRLHPGPIVVLAHENPDGDALGSVLGLTRALRAMGREVTAPMTVPRFLSFLPEAGELGGPLTTWPEGALVAVLDVDNNDAARVAGADLSTFSGPVVNLDHHGTNLRQATASVVDPSKPAAAMIVADVIDALGVEWNESIATPLMLGMITDTGNFRFNSVTAEAFESAARLRAHGARLGWLSDQLSQNPRTYYLLLREVLGGLEFLHDGRVILARVDEAMLERAGASWEEVESYVSILRNAEGAQLAVMVKDYGDRVKFSLRSRGNVSAQNVAVALGGGGHVPAAGATVEAPYMEARALLDAAVLAELTRSSAGG; encoded by the coding sequence GTGATTGCCTACAACGATTCCAGCCCCGACTATGCCAAGGATGTGCGCAGTGCTGCCGAACAGCTGCGTCTGCACCCTGGTCCGATTGTCGTGCTGGCGCACGAGAATCCCGACGGAGACGCCCTGGGCAGCGTCCTGGGCCTCACCCGGGCCCTGCGCGCCATGGGCCGCGAGGTGACCGCACCCATGACCGTCCCGCGCTTCCTGAGCTTCCTGCCGGAAGCAGGTGAGCTGGGCGGGCCCCTGACAACATGGCCCGAGGGTGCCCTGGTGGCTGTGTTGGACGTGGACAACAATGACGCCGCCCGCGTTGCCGGCGCTGACCTGAGTACCTTTTCGGGACCGGTGGTGAACCTCGACCATCACGGGACGAACCTGCGTCAGGCCACGGCCAGCGTGGTGGACCCCTCAAAGCCTGCTGCGGCGATGATCGTGGCCGACGTGATCGACGCACTGGGGGTGGAATGGAACGAGTCCATCGCCACGCCCCTGATGCTGGGCATGATCACCGACACCGGTAACTTCCGGTTTAACAGCGTCACAGCCGAGGCCTTCGAATCCGCTGCCCGGCTTCGCGCACACGGCGCCCGCCTGGGATGGCTCAGTGACCAGCTCAGCCAGAATCCGAGAACCTACTACCTGCTGCTGCGTGAAGTGCTGGGCGGGCTGGAATTCCTGCACGACGGCCGGGTGATACTGGCCCGGGTCGACGAGGCCATGCTTGAACGCGCCGGAGCCAGCTGGGAAGAGGTCGAATCCTACGTGTCCATCCTGCGCAACGCCGAAGGTGCCCAGCTGGCCGTCATGGTCAAGGATTACGGCGACCGGGTGAAGTTTTCCCTGCGTTCCCGCGGCAACGTGAGTGCGCAGAACGTGGCGGTGGCCCTGGGCGGAGGCGGGCACGTCCCGGCAGCAGGCGCCACCGTCGAAGCACCGTACATGGAGGCACGTGCATTGCTGGACGCGGCCGTCCTGGCCGAACTGACCCGCAGCTCGGCCGGGGGCTGA
- a CDS encoding serine hydrolase: protein MLAPVRSAPFWNLLPPEVKTVALTLALLGLSVTVGACRKPEPGTARAPVVLERRTVPETPEVTQIPPRRRADGCLEGAPAVAKAPPPPHHLSGRLGLWVAQVDPVTLTPVRAVGTNPDSVFPLASTYKQAVLWALLREFDAGRVSPTERFDVTHQNQSLGGYPYDGTNVRDLSLRMIRYSDNTATDILHRRVGLERVQAVADDLGLCHTRLILPTRDWWVAQVGLSQTFNSTTRWAAARGKDRLNLAALIDKDAQAYRSDYLQRKLDTYFEQRHKLDDDLRVHNLSTPYELGTLIAYEFLKPGLSPRARKWQHEVMSSGYGRSALRAQHAGNVVNFGGKGGNGWRLLTYSGYFQTKDGRHVVYAFMQHGADQTYTLPLTRRAFAWINEGVDAVLGPQKPTKSRKPKH, encoded by the coding sequence ATGCTGGCCCCGGTACGGTCGGCGCCGTTCTGGAACCTGTTACCGCCTGAAGTGAAGACCGTTGCTCTGACCCTGGCCCTGCTGGGCCTGTCTGTCACGGTGGGGGCCTGCCGCAAGCCTGAGCCGGGCACCGCACGCGCGCCGGTGGTGCTGGAACGCCGGACCGTCCCGGAGACTCCGGAAGTCACCCAGATCCCTCCCCGCCGCCGCGCCGACGGCTGCCTGGAAGGCGCCCCCGCCGTCGCTAAAGCGCCACCTCCTCCGCATCACCTCAGCGGCCGCCTCGGCCTCTGGGTCGCTCAGGTGGACCCAGTGACGCTGACGCCGGTCCGGGCGGTGGGCACCAACCCCGACAGCGTCTTTCCGCTGGCCAGCACCTACAAGCAGGCGGTCCTCTGGGCCCTGCTGCGTGAATTCGACGCCGGGCGCGTCTCTCCGACCGAGCGCTTCGACGTGACGCATCAGAACCAGAGCCTGGGCGGCTATCCGTACGACGGCACCAACGTGCGCGACCTGTCCTTGCGCATGATCCGCTACAGCGACAACACCGCGACCGACATTCTTCACCGGCGGGTCGGTCTCGAACGGGTGCAGGCCGTGGCTGACGACCTGGGCCTGTGTCACACGCGCCTGATTCTTCCCACCCGCGACTGGTGGGTGGCACAGGTCGGTTTGTCCCAGACCTTCAACAGCACGACCCGCTGGGCCGCCGCCAGAGGCAAGGACCGCCTGAACCTGGCCGCGCTGATCGACAAAGACGCCCAGGCCTACCGCTCCGACTACCTTCAGCGCAAGCTCGATACCTACTTTGAACAGCGTCACAAACTGGACGATGACTTGCGCGTGCACAACCTCAGCACACCCTACGAGCTGGGCACCCTGATCGCATACGAGTTTCTCAAACCCGGCCTGTCCCCGCGCGCCCGGAAATGGCAGCACGAGGTGATGTCCAGCGGTTACGGCCGGTCCGCGCTCCGGGCGCAGCATGCCGGGAATGTCGTCAACTTTGGCGGGAAGGGAGGCAACGGCTGGCGCCTGCTGACCTACAGCGGCTATTTCCAGACCAAAGACGGGCGTCACGTGGTGTATGCCTTCATGCAGCACGGCGCCGATCAGACCTACACCCTGCCGCTGACCCGGCGCGCTTTCGCGTGGATCAACGAAGGGGTGGACGCTGTGCTCGGTCCCCAGAAACCCACAAAGAGCAGGAAGCCGAAGCACTGA
- a CDS encoding DegV family protein has translation MTIAIVTDSTSDLSPELLGHHGIVSVPLYVLFDGKMHKDGIDLTPQELFDGLRAGKKTPSTSQPSPAEFAEVYRQALESADQVLSVHISGQLSGTVGSARLAAQEFADRVTVVDSGSVSMGLGLRALRAAELARQGRSVPEIVQTLERVGTQADIRFTVGTLEFLKLNGRIGGAAALLGGMLNIKPVLVVRGGRVESGGRARGHKKAIQDIVDYVRKYVETHGGARVALMSTVGGEAYVDEVRAGLSGVSFEDMGNHNIGAVVGTHAGPGTVGAVLEPVTA, from the coding sequence ATGACCATCGCCATCGTCACCGACTCCACCAGTGACCTTAGCCCCGAGTTGCTGGGCCACCACGGAATCGTCAGCGTGCCGCTGTATGTGCTCTTCGACGGCAAGATGCACAAAGACGGCATCGACCTGACTCCGCAGGAGTTGTTTGACGGCCTCCGGGCCGGCAAGAAGACCCCCAGCACCAGCCAGCCCAGTCCGGCTGAGTTCGCTGAGGTTTACCGCCAGGCACTGGAATCCGCCGACCAGGTGCTGAGTGTTCATATCAGCGGTCAGCTCTCGGGCACCGTGGGCAGTGCGCGTCTGGCCGCGCAGGAGTTCGCAGACCGCGTCACGGTGGTGGACAGCGGTTCGGTCAGCATGGGTCTGGGTCTGCGGGCGCTGCGGGCGGCGGAGCTCGCCCGTCAGGGTCGGAGCGTACCGGAGATCGTGCAGACCTTAGAGCGAGTCGGCACTCAGGCAGACATCCGCTTCACGGTGGGGACCCTGGAATTCCTGAAGCTCAACGGCCGGATTGGAGGCGCCGCTGCTCTGCTGGGCGGGATGCTGAACATCAAGCCGGTCCTGGTCGTTCGTGGGGGCCGGGTCGAATCTGGCGGCCGGGCGCGGGGCCACAAAAAGGCCATTCAGGACATCGTGGACTACGTACGCAAGTATGTGGAGACCCACGGCGGCGCGCGTGTGGCGCTGATGTCTACGGTCGGCGGTGAAGCCTACGTGGACGAGGTCCGGGCGGGACTGAGCGGCGTTTCTTTCGAGGACATGGGCAACCACAACATCGGCGCGGTGGTCGGCACACATGCTGGCCCCGGTACGGTCGGCGCCGTTCTGGAACCTGTTACCGCCTGA
- a CDS encoding heterodisulfide reductase-related iron-sulfur binding cluster, with translation MLPLEHKILFFVFALIAGGLGVWGFYRMYLRIRRGAPSSETRVDNLASRIGYALVTSLTQERTFRKRRWVSVLHSFIFYGFTYYLLVNVVDALEGYFPFSITSDNPLGAAYNFLADLLSIAVLVGVVSLVARRLWGKSRRDFQFNEKSLLHPLVKQRYIRRDSLIVSGFIAFHVGSRLIGNAAKMVEEARLHGGQYDTFQPFSSALGGLLFGGLSEQAITGWRIFGFWGALGSILAFLSYFPYSKHIHIFMAPVNYALKRPVNTGTLPPMKGLEEAMEQEEPKLGVEKLEDLEWPRLLDAYACIQCNRCQDVCPGSATGKALSPAALEINKRMELNVIAAHPSPFTLKPAAFETGASTAHPLLEYAINEESVWACTTCGACMQVCPVQDEQMLDIIDIRRHQVMVAGEFPAQLQTAFRGMERASNPWGISRDKRLEWAEGLKVPTIDENPEPDVIYWVGCAASYDPGAQKVARAFVQLLDKAGVNYAVLGKKEACTGDSARRAGNEFLYQQLAQENVETLNQIAPKLIVTTCPHCMNAIGNEYRQIGGDYRTVHHTEYLEQLVTLGRLPLAELDQNVTYHDPCYLGRHNGVYDAPRTLITKMAGEVLSLERERESSFCCGAGGAQFWKEEEEGRERVSDNRFRELQTRLDRAAEASAEYEQTGKVVAVGCPFCKSMMNSTPEKAKRDDIVVKDVAELMLESVQRATGEWVAPTAAPGADDVAVPNTQTPMERTHETPAADAPQGVLGTTSAETENAQPGSPLNNAHTQPEPQAAAPSPLTSQGDAPARKSWKPRGADDVSSAPAQREPAGTAAAQPAEGASEGAPARKSWKPKASDDVSPAPPAPVAASDAAPEPTARKTWKPRTAGEGAPAPVQAAEVAPAPVSPALAAPAEATSGRKAWKPKGSQGEAPAEAGAAAVGPGPDPHISAPDAAPADVAPPVSGERRKWAPRSATAPQVQAPSALPETGAVEAEVGAAPSASPTSTTEPSGMPPARPRWAPKARSASEQSAAPVNPADAGAAVPAVVVDRLSAAEPTGQPDEPGTSGRKKWQPKKS, from the coding sequence TCCAGCGAGACGCGGGTGGACAATCTGGCTTCCCGTATCGGCTACGCCCTCGTGACCAGTCTGACCCAGGAGCGCACCTTCCGTAAGCGCCGCTGGGTCAGCGTCCTGCACTCGTTCATCTTCTACGGCTTCACGTATTACCTGCTGGTTAATGTCGTGGACGCACTGGAAGGGTATTTCCCCTTCAGTATCACCTCGGACAACCCGCTGGGCGCTGCCTACAATTTCCTGGCGGACCTCCTGAGCATTGCGGTGCTTGTCGGGGTCGTGAGCCTCGTCGCCCGCCGCCTGTGGGGCAAGAGCCGCCGCGATTTCCAGTTCAACGAAAAAAGCCTGCTGCATCCGCTGGTCAAGCAGCGCTATATCCGCCGCGACAGCCTGATCGTCTCGGGATTCATCGCCTTCCACGTGGGCAGCCGCCTGATAGGCAACGCCGCCAAGATGGTGGAGGAAGCCCGGCTGCACGGCGGTCAGTACGACACCTTCCAGCCTTTTTCCAGCGCCCTGGGTGGGCTGCTGTTCGGGGGCCTCAGTGAGCAGGCCATTACTGGCTGGCGCATCTTCGGCTTCTGGGGCGCCCTGGGCAGCATTCTGGCCTTCCTGTCGTACTTTCCGTACAGCAAGCACATTCACATCTTCATGGCGCCGGTCAACTACGCTCTTAAGCGTCCGGTGAACACGGGTACCCTGCCGCCCATGAAGGGCTTGGAAGAGGCCATGGAACAGGAGGAGCCAAAGCTGGGCGTAGAAAAGCTCGAAGACCTGGAATGGCCCCGCCTGCTCGATGCCTACGCCTGTATTCAGTGCAACCGCTGCCAGGACGTGTGTCCAGGCAGCGCCACCGGGAAAGCCCTGAGCCCGGCCGCCCTGGAAATCAACAAGCGGATGGAACTTAACGTCATTGCCGCGCATCCCAGCCCCTTCACGCTGAAGCCAGCGGCCTTCGAGACCGGAGCGTCCACGGCTCACCCGCTGCTCGAATACGCCATCAACGAGGAGTCGGTGTGGGCCTGCACCACCTGCGGGGCCTGCATGCAGGTGTGCCCGGTGCAGGACGAGCAGATGCTCGACATCATCGACATCCGGCGTCATCAGGTGATGGTGGCCGGCGAGTTCCCAGCCCAGCTGCAGACGGCCTTCCGCGGTATGGAACGCGCCAGCAACCCGTGGGGCATCTCTCGGGACAAGCGCCTGGAGTGGGCAGAGGGTTTGAAGGTCCCCACCATCGACGAGAATCCCGAGCCGGACGTCATTTACTGGGTGGGTTGTGCCGCGAGCTACGATCCCGGGGCCCAGAAAGTCGCCCGCGCTTTCGTGCAGTTGCTTGACAAGGCCGGCGTGAACTACGCGGTGCTGGGCAAGAAGGAAGCCTGCACGGGTGACAGTGCCCGTCGCGCCGGCAACGAATTCCTGTATCAGCAGCTGGCGCAGGAGAACGTTGAGACCCTGAATCAGATTGCCCCGAAGCTGATCGTGACCACCTGCCCGCATTGCATGAACGCCATCGGCAACGAGTACCGCCAGATCGGCGGAGATTACCGTACCGTTCACCACACCGAGTACCTCGAGCAGCTCGTCACGCTGGGCAGGCTGCCGCTGGCCGAACTCGATCAGAACGTCACCTACCACGACCCCTGCTACCTGGGCCGGCACAACGGCGTGTATGACGCGCCGCGCACCCTGATCACCAAAATGGCCGGCGAGGTGCTGAGCCTGGAACGTGAGCGCGAGAGCTCCTTTTGCTGTGGGGCCGGCGGCGCGCAGTTCTGGAAGGAGGAGGAAGAGGGCCGCGAGCGGGTCAGCGACAACCGCTTCCGGGAGCTGCAGACCCGCCTCGACCGTGCAGCCGAAGCCAGCGCCGAGTACGAACAGACCGGCAAGGTGGTTGCCGTGGGCTGTCCTTTCTGCAAGTCCATGATGAATTCCACGCCCGAGAAGGCCAAGCGTGACGACATCGTGGTCAAGGACGTGGCGGAGCTGATGCTCGAAAGCGTTCAGCGGGCCACCGGCGAGTGGGTTGCTCCCACCGCTGCTCCGGGAGCTGACGACGTGGCAGTTCCCAATACGCAGACGCCCATGGAGCGGACCCACGAGACTCCTGCGGCCGACGCTCCGCAGGGCGTGCTGGGCACCACCAGTGCCGAGACCGAGAACGCCCAGCCGGGCAGCCCCCTGAACAACGCGCATACCCAGCCGGAGCCCCAGGCCGCCGCGCCCAGTCCGCTGACCAGTCAGGGCGACGCTCCCGCACGGAAAAGCTGGAAACCCAGAGGAGCAGATGACGTCAGCTCGGCTCCGGCTCAGCGTGAGCCAGCCGGGACGGCCGCTGCCCAGCCCGCTGAGGGGGCCAGCGAAGGCGCACCCGCCCGCAAGTCCTGGAAGCCAAAAGCCAGCGATGACGTCAGTCCTGCCCCCCCTGCGCCAGTTGCGGCCTCGGACGCGGCCCCTGAGCCCACAGCACGAAAGACCTGGAAACCCAGAACTGCCGGTGAGGGCGCACCCGCACCAGTGCAGGCTGCGGAAGTGGCGCCAGCCCCGGTTTCACCCGCACTCGCAGCGCCGGCTGAGGCGACTTCGGGGCGCAAGGCCTGGAAGCCCAAGGGGTCACAGGGCGAAGCTCCGGCTGAGGCCGGTGCGGCGGCAGTAGGGCCTGGCCCAGATCCTCATATCAGCGCGCCGGATGCCGCTCCAGCTGATGTGGCGCCTCCTGTCTCCGGCGAGCGGCGCAAGTGGGCTCCCAGAAGCGCCACAGCGCCTCAGGTGCAGGCCCCCTCTGCTTTGCCAGAGACGGGTGCCGTAGAGGCTGAGGTGGGCGCCGCGCCATCTGCGTCTCCCACGTCCACCACCGAGCCGTCCGGCATGCCTCCCGCGCGGCCCAGGTGGGCTCCCAAAGCGCGGTCCGCCTCTGAGCAGTCAGCAGCGCCGGTCAACCCCGCAGATGCCGGAGCCGCGGTGCCGGCAGTGGTAGTTGACAGACTGTCTGCTGCAGAGCCCACGGGTCAGCCGGATGAACCGGGCACCAGTGGCCGCAAGAAGTGGCAGCCCAAGAAAAGCTGA